ttttttggtttttttaaaccctcaccttccatcttggaatcaatactatatcagttccaaggcagaagagtgttagggTTATGCagtgaggtgaagtgacttgcccagggtcacaccgctgcaaagcggctgaggccagattggaagccaggacctcccctctctggggcgctcaatccactgagccacccagctgcgccCTATACAGTCTTCTTAAGAGTCGGAAAGGAAACCACCTGGGCCTGTTCAGGGTTCATTAGTCACCTCACTATTTCCAGCCGTCCGAGTGTCATTTTTCAGGGACTTGAGCCCCAAAACCTCTCCACAAGCATTCAGTGACCAATACTTGACCATTAGCCAAGTTGTACAAAGGCAGCCTTTGGGTGACTTATGTAGGAGAAAGTCCAGGAACAGTTCAAAGACTGATTTGAGGGAGACAAAGGGCAGAGCATTCTAGCAAAGCTGCAGCTACTGTCCCTTGGGGTAAGCACGTGCCGCAGACAAATCCCATGATCATCTCGCATCCTCCACATCCCTGCCACCCCCAAGCTGCCCATCCTGTCAACATGGAGACTCCAGTCCAAAAGGACCCGGGAAGATCGGACAGCTTCCACGTTTGCCACTGGATGGGCTCCACAGTCCCAGTGCGTGGAATTTGTATCTCCTTCCCAAACAGGGTCAGCTTTCAGGTCGCAAAGGCCAAAAAGAACCATGGCCCAAAGCAGGTCAGGGTCCTGGGGCTTGCTCCTAGGAGGAGGGGAGCCTTCCCAAGCGAGCGCCCTAGACCCAGGCTGCTTGAGGCCACTCCTTCTTACCGGCTAGCACAGGAATCCTGGAGAACAAAAAGGCAGCCTGGACAGGAGGCTtccccatggtcacaaagctgaGGGCCAGATCTTGGATCCAGCCCCTTCCCTGGGGCCGAGAGGGCAAATGCTCTCCTTGCTCAATCAGAGGCTCAACTCTTTGGGAGGGACcagaaatggagaaagggaaatgTTTTCTCGCTGTCCCCAGGAATGGCCTTCCTTGTCATGCCCCTTCCAAATGGGCAGGACATCTGGGCTGCCCTGCTCTGCGCTCTCGCTCTGGGGAGTCCGCTCTGAACCAGGCTGCCCTGGATAGAGCTCGTGCTCACCGGACAGTATCTGGGATGAAAGACCTGCTCCGCTGGCCTGGCAGGGAGATGAGGGGAAGCGTGGATCAGAGACTAGAGGGCCAGAGACTGTTTGAATCACTAACATCCAGCGCTATGAACAAACCCAAACTGTTCATTAGGGTACAATAATTTATCTTTTGCCTTTGCAGCTAGACGAGGCCCAAAGTCTGAACTCTCCTAACCTTACTCTCCTATCCCCAAGGCAACTAAGCCTGGGGGGTGGCACTTCAACACTTCCTGGAGGAAAAGCCTtctgggggaaaggggaaaagggaaaagatgatAAACTAAGAGGAAAGGAGACTTGTAGAGTGTCAGCAAACGCTACCATGCGGAACTCTAAACTTTAttcacttttatttatatatttaacaatTCTAAAGTATTTACTTCTCGttttgacaaaaaaatgaaaaatagaggaGCACTGCCCCCTCtgtaagagagaagggggataTGTACAGCTACGGAGAGTTACGGTTCCTCCTttacatacaaagaaaaataatattaataaaaaagtgCTTCATTGATCAAAAACAAGGGGGAGGGCCTACGAGCTGCAAGCATTTATTCACACTGTACATCAGACCCAAGAAACCCGTATCGTAACCTCTGGAGACCTGCCACTAGGAAAATGTAGAACTTTCCTTTAGGCGGATTCATCCTCATTCAGAGCCCCCATGAGTGAGGAAGCTCACCCCcagtttccctaattctaactcAGAGGTACCCCTACCACAGATGGGCCCCACGGATGGTCTGGTGAGGCCCCTGGGCTTGTTGGCAGTCAGGGGCCATTTTCTGAGATGTGGGCCAAAGCCAGTCCCCTCTAAAGGCCCTTGCTGACACTAAGTGAGGAGCAGGCTTTCCGTAGGACCCCTGACCTCAGCCCTCCTCTAGACATTTCTACCCTGTTACCTGTTGACAGCTTTGAGTCTAACAAAGCACGGTTCTCCTTCCCCAGAAGGAGGGAGAGCCTGTGGGTGCAAAACATGGATACCAAGAAAAGCCCCAACACACaaacctccacctccacctctcTGTTCCTGCTCTTGTGTCCCCTCTCCCCAAAAACCTCCTGAGTCCTGGGCAGTTTCCCTAGTGATGCGAGGGCAGCTCCTCCAAGTAcattttgctgctgctgctgctgctgagaaGCCAAAAAGGGCCCCAGATGAGGGTCCTGCGTAGAACTCCTCTTTCTGCTGATGGCCGAGGTCAGGGCCAGTCCACtccccaagggaaagaggaatggCAAGTTTGGTTTCCCTTCATGCAGATTTGTACTTTCAGAGGCTGATTTCACCCTGGGTGGGGGAGATCATGATTgtggtgggttgttttttttttttgggggggggggggggtgaggaaggAAGCTGGGCCTTTTGGAACCCTGAGTCCAGATTTCCCTGTTTTGGCCATGACTGTATGTGAATGGGTGGACACTGGGAAGCTGCAGACTTGGCCACTGCCCTTTGGTGGGTTTGTGTTGCTCCTGCCAGTGTGGACCTAGGGCTGGTCACAGTCAGTGAAGAGGAGGGTCCTACATTCTGGGTCAATGTACAAACAAACCACTTGgggaagaatgaaacaatctgcTCATCTGCTAGGCATTCTCACTGTCTGCAGGCTTAAGAGTTAAAATGAGAAAGCcagcccttctcccctcccttccactTCCTCAGCCAAATGCCACGTGAACAGAGAGCTACGAGAGTGCAGAAATGGCCTCAGCTCCCCTGTCAGCACAAGGAGGCTAATGAAGCCCAGGCTACAACAGGGAAGGTGGGATGAGCTCTCACAGGATGAAAGCTTCCCGTTTCTTCTAGCAGCAAAGGTTTCCCCAAACAGCACTACCTTGTTTGGTGGCATGAGGAGTGATTGAAAGCATCGGCAAGGGCACTCTGCGCACCGCTTCTGGTCTCGGCTCctacttctcccttctccccaccatTCCCAATTCCAAACCAAGCCACCTTTGCAATACAGACCAACAGTGGGGGAGCTAAGAGCAACAGGGGCCCCATCTTGGCCCCACCCCCCCTTGCAATCTCCAGTTCTCTAGCAAAACTAAAGACCAAACACAAACCAGAGGATggagaggcagagaaggagaagggcagggaaaagggaagggatctTCCATGGCAGCAGGATGCCCTAGAGCTCTGTGCCTTGGAGCTGGTGGTTCCTTGGCCCCCGTTCCAAAGCATGTGGGCCACGGGAGCCTCTTGGGGTGCCCAGCATGTGCAGAGTTCCCCGGGCGGGACACTGGCCTGGTCCCCGCCAGGCAGAAGCTTCAGTTGGAAGGGGCAGCGATGGGCTTATCCAGTTCAAGGTCGAGGCTGGAGCTTGAGGGCTGCAGGCTACTGTAGCAAGACTTGCAGACACGACTGGGTTCCAAGAGCTGCTGCCTGGGGACCGGCACCTTCTGATTGCAGCAGCTGGAGCAGAAAACATTCCCACAGTTCCTTGAGttgagaagagagagacacaaaAAATAGGTGACATCATCAATGCTAGCTGgtgtgaaagaaaacaaagccCAAACTCAGCACATTCATCTgggactggggggagggggggcgccTGCCGAGCCAAGGAAACAGCTGGGGCTGGCGAGGCACCAGGTACCAACCTGAGGGGCATAGTGCAGGAGCAGGTGAGGATGCTGGCTGAGGGATTCTGCACGACACCTGCCCTAGGCCCAGAGCCAGCGGGCCCTGGGACCATGAAAAGTGCCACAGCCATTACTGCCTCATTAGGGGAAACATGGGcatgcactctctctctctctctgatcctGGGATGGACCAAAGTCAGGTACAACAGTGTCACTGCTGCAGTGCCTCCAATTCCTGAAGGCTAAGGAGGGAAGTGACGGGTGGGTATCTGGAATCATGCAAAGCCACAAAAGGAGCAGCCGTGTGTTGCATGCTCAGAGTGTGAGGGTGGGATGCAAAAGGACAAGGAATGGCTAGGAGGAGGGACACACACCTCTATGCCCGCCCTCCAATAATTAGGTGTCAGTTGGTTGAGGTGCCCAGAGCTCATGCACCTCTGGGAAAATGCAGGGTTCAGTAAACCTCAGAGTGTGCCAGGACAAATTCCTCCTCTTTCAAACTTGCCTCAGGCAGGAGCCCCAAAGACTCCAGAGCCTCCCAAGTTGGGCCTTTCCACTTAGGTACACAACGTCTGAGgttcatttccttattttcttgcTTCTGAAAATCTCAGGAATTCCCTAGTCCCTGTGCATCTAGGCCAACTCTCTCTGGATCTCTGCACCGCACTTGAGGGTGTCAGGTTCCCTCTCTCTAGCCCTGGGACTAAGGTCAGTTGAGACACAGCTGGGAGAGTTGGTGAGTGCCACAGAAGAGCCTGCCTCCTACCCTCACCTAGTTCAGCCAGGAGAGGACCCATGTGTCCCCCCAAGGGAGGACTTGCTTGCTTTCCAAACTTGGCTCACTCCTTTTACCCTGTTATGTACTTTGGTGGGCAGACTCTCCACCCGAGGAGCtcttcatcttcctaagttcaggAAGATTGATGAAGGGAAGGAATGGCATTTGATGGGGTGGGAAGAGACACAAGGACAAATAGCTAAATGCAGAGGGATGAAGGGGAGGAAACACCATGTACTGGAAGGAAGCTAGTCTTGCCTTACAACTCTGCTCCCAAGAAGCATGATTCAGCAAGAGTTATTGCTAAACATGGTCAGCAGATCTGCAGAAAGATGGCCTACCCCTACTACTGAAGTCTTCTGCCATTTTTTGTCAGTTCACAAGCTTGCATTCAATTTGTTAGATCTCAGCTCAGACCCCAACATGCTCCTATGGGACGTGCTATGTCTCTGGGAGCTTCAAACTGAGTGTCTCAGGGCCCTCACCCTTGCCATTGTAGGGACCAGAGGAGGCTCTCCTGGCATGCTCCCCATCCAGGCTGGCCTGGTCCTGTGGCCCCCTCACAAGGCAGCCCCTTGGAATGGAGGATAAGAAGTCACAATGACTCCATTTTCCTTGGCGAGACGTTGCCTGCAGTTTAGAAGTCTGACAGGGCTTGAGACCCCACAGCCCCAGGGAGCTATGCTCAAAAGATGCCAAGGCCCTGACCAAATGAGCCAGGAAGTGCTCTTCCCTGATCAGAGATGTCACGGACTGACCTGGAAAGTGAATTACACAGCAACAGCCCGACTGAATCCTAAATGCCAGTCTCCTGAGAGAGGTACGTGCTCTGGTTTTCCTCCATTTCTGCACCTGCTGGCCTAAGCTACCCCAATCCCCGGGCTCACGTCTTggtgagtggagagagagagaaagagggagaatcGAAAAAGAGTTAGTTTGGAGAAgttatcagagaaatgcaagaCATCACAGACAGGCTGTTGTAAATGCTCACCACATTGGATCAACACGGTCAGTGTCCCTGCAAGGAGGGGAGAAACAGCTCAATGGGAACACTGATGAAAGCTCAGAGAACTGGGTACTTGGGAACAAGATTGGGAGTGCCGCTGCCATGGGTGTTCACATCTCACTCTGCTGCTACAGGGAAACAACCCACTGCTGTCATGGAAATCTTCCGCTCCTAAAGAGCATCAGACTTTGGGCCCATCTGGTCACCTTCAGAGGCTGAGCAGCCAAGCTTGTCAAGCCAGTCACAGACTGACTTCATCCTTAGATCTTTAAAGGATGATAATCCCAGAGGGAAAACCCGTCAGCTCCTGAGTGTCTCTACCCTCCAGGCCTAGGCCTGGGAAGCCCCAAGCTCAGAGCTAGCAGGCCAAGCTGAGTGAGAAGGGAATCTGAAGCCAATGTAGataagggcaagaaagaaagtcTCAGGGGCATGTGAGGCATGCTGGGAAGAACTCTGTGCTGGCCTCAGGAGAGCTCAGGTGCCTCAGCTCAGCCTCTAAATGGTCAGGTAACGTCTGTCACATCACTTCACCTAGGGAAGCTCATACTTGATTCTGAGGGCCAAGCCCACCCTAACACTCTGCTCTAAGTTCCTGCTCCCCTCTGTCAGCCCAGGCTTTGGCCAGTATTTCTTACAGAAGAGGAGCACAAATACTAATGTCGGTTGACTAAGGGCCCTTTGCCTCCTTGACATTCCAGGTTCCAAGTTCCTTCCGATGTTTAAGAGACTATTGATGTGTCTCTAATCAGTAGCTAAGAGGGACAAAGGCCCAGGTGGGACAGGGGTGTCCTGAGGTCACTGGCAGGAAACCCaaggtcctttcttcttttctttgagcTAGTTTCATGGGTTTGGAAAGGGAAgcaacccccccctccccccaagcagCAGCATGATCAAAAACAGAGGCAAAGAACAGGAGGCTGAAGCCCAGAAACTCAGGAAAGACACAATGTCCCGAGGAAGATGCCTCCAAACCAGCAGGCAGAGAAAGAAGGGCTACAGGGGCTGAGGTGAAGATGCCCACATCAAGCCCATTCTGAAAAGGAGCTCTGTTTCTTCTGGCCCtccagggagggaaaggggatgggaagCCAGCCCCAGGCTCTCCTGACCACAGAAGGGGTTGGCAGGGGACCTGGGCTACAAAGGCAGTACAAAGTAGGAAGTGACGTCAGACtacaaagaaggggagggaggaaggtgggTGGGTAGTGGTGGTGGTCCTAGTTCTTTGAATTTGGTGAGCAAACTGCAAAGGGCAGTCTGTACATGATTTGTAAATCGATAGAAATTCAGTCTGACCCCAGTGGAGCTCACGCACAGTGAACGGAGGCTCTGGGGGGTGCAGGAGACACTCTGTGGGTGCTGGGGGCACACTACAATTTCTGGGTATTCCTGGGCAACCTCTCTTCTCCCCACCACCCAGGGGAGGCAGAAGCACTCACCTGCAATGATGCTTCCTACTGGCAAGCCAGAAGGCACTGTCGCAGCCATAGCAGTGGGCAGCCAGGTGGTCAGGGAGCCAACGAGTCATCTGTGAGACAAAGACAGAATCAGGTTAGCCAAAGGGGATGCTGGCAAACGTTTAGCAGAGGAGAGCAAAGGTTGTCGCTGACTCCTTCGGCCCTGACTTGAGAGATTCAGAATGATCAATAAAGGAAAGGCGTCCAAACCATCTCCATCAAATTCCCctcagagaaaaaagaagtagTCAAGAGCTCCCGACTCCCTCCTCCTGCCTGGGAGCCAAGCGGGCCCACAACTAGGAGTGCCTGGTGTATAGGTGATTCCTGCTGGTTCTCTGAGATCGTGTGGAACTAGAGAGCTGGCAGCTGAAGGCCCAGAGTCGAGGTGCCAGCAGGAAGGGTGCCCTGCTGTGCCAGGGGGTCGTGCCCTAGTGGAAGGGGCTGGGGAGCTCACAGATAGCTCGATGGTTAGCAGCAGCACAGGGATTGAGTCTGTACCTCTGTGTCCTGTTTATCCACCTGCTCCCAGCTGGCTTCAGAGAAAATCTCTCTGCTGCAGCAAGACAAGCAGTTCTGATCCACATTGCTTTCCGAGGCGGGGACTGAGCTCTGTTGGCAAACAAACacagctgaacagacagaagccTTGGGGAACAGGGAAGGTGCACGGTCAAGGAGGGGAGCTGGGGGCCAAGTTGCACTTGGTTTGGGGGCTGCTGACTTCACTGGGCAAATGGTCTGTGGGCCACAGCCCCCACACGGGTGGCTTAGAGAAGGGCACCTAAGCATGTTCTCAAGATGAGCTTCGGGGCCAGGATAACCCTGAAGCCTGGAGATGTCAGGGCAGACTAAGCAGGGACATGTTCatggaggggaagaaagggtGCAGCTGTGTTCCCAGAGGAGCCACAGCCAAAATGTGCAGCCCTAAATCAAGCCGAGTGCTCTGTGCATGACCTCCTTTCTCTGAGGGATCTTTGGGGGAAAGGAGAACCAGCAACATGGAGACAAAGACGGTAAGTCACTTTCATTTGAAAATCTTTGGACAAGCCTGCCTTTAATGAGTGCACGCTTACAATGTGCGAGCCAGGCCAGCGCCCAGCTCAGCTCATCACTCGCCAGGGCGGGGTTCGCCACAGGCCTCAGGGCAGCACAGCAGGGCCACGCAGGCCAGCTCCTCCCCTCCTCGGTGACAGCCTCCAAGGGGGGAGGAACTAGGGCTTGGGACCCCGAGGGACCCCACTGGCAGGTTAAGTCGTGAAGGCAAGAATAGCGGGGATTAAGGCCACCCATTAATGGTTTTCTCCATGCGCACAGTCCTGTCTCAGTAGACATCTGCGTGACTCTGGCTGTGCTCATGTGAACCCCACCGAAAGAACCGCCACCCCCGGAGTCGCGAGCGAGCAGAAGGATGGAGCTAGTGAGGCGGTCCCCGCGCAGGCCGGCCGCGAGGCTCTGGGGCCACGGCTCTCTCGCCACCTTCCCCTCCAAACCTGCCGCCTCCGGGGCAGCCCCTTCAGGAAACAGGCGGCTGCGGGAGGCTCCTCACCGATCCCCAGACTGGAGCAGGAGAGGCGCCAGACCCAAGGACCAGAGCCGAGTCTCTGCAGCCGGCGGCGCCGGATGAGCCCCAGCATACTCACCACTTCGTCCCCAAAGTCCCCATTGAAGCGCAGGGAGCTGTTCAGGCACTGGCTCTCCAGGCGGCTTCTCAGCTCCTGAACCTGTTTCTTCAGCGTCTCTACTTCCTGCTGGTGGCCCGTTTCGATCTGCCGCAAGCGCTGCTGGATGGCGTCCGTGTAGACTGGCATCCCGTCATCGTCCAGGTGACTGCGAGTGGGCTGCTCCGGACTGCCAGCCACTGCTGCCTGTCTGCTTGGCTGGCCCTGCAGCCACTTGGCCTGAGCGCTCCGCAAGGGGAGCTGGGCACAGCCGCTGCTGGCAGCGGCCACCCGCCGGCTCCAGGGCCCTTTCGCCTTGCCGTGCTCTCCATCCAGACAGTGTCCGTTCGGGGCAGGGTATCTCTGGGGCACGGTCAGCCCCACGGGGCTCTCCATGGCCTTGTTCTCTAGCTCCAGGTCTCCGTTACACACAATCTCCTCTTTAGGTTCCGCTAAGGGCAAGGCACAGGAAGAAGGCATCGGGCTGTGGGAAGTCCTGGGTCCTCTAGAGCCCGCCCTGGCCCTGTCTGCCAGGTGCTCCCCATCAGCTTGAGAAAGCTCATCGTCCCCACTGTCCAGGAGGCAAGGTCTATGGCTGGGCCCTTTGGGGAGCTCATCTGTGCTCATCTCCCCTTCTCTTACTGTTTCCAcacagctctctgcagtggaggtTCTTGCTCCTGCTGGCactgctgggggtggggaggagccaTAGGGAATCTCGGGGTGCAGTGGGGATGGGTGGCTCTCTACATCCACAGCCTGTGGAGTGTCCCTGGCCCCTGGCCCCTCCCCAGGACCTTCCTGCAGGCCAGGCCTCCTAGGGGCCTCCTgggggttgctgggcagaggccCGGGCTCCTCGGGTTGCTGCCCAGGGAGATCTGCCAAGAGCTGATGTGTGCTATTTCCTGGAGAAGTCATCAGAGCTCCCCGTGTCATTTCTGGTTTCTTAGGAAGTGAGTGCTCAAGGTCCTCCCTCCTGCTCTTCTCCAGGAGAGCCCCCTCTTTGGTCTCTTCCACGTCGGCATTGCTCCTGCGGGGGGCTTCCTCCAGCACACTGTCCTCTTTAGTGGCTTCCTGCAGGATGTTTTCCATCTGCCCCTCTGCTACACCGGCAGCCACTGAGAGCTCCGCTCCCACCAAGGCCCTGCTTTGTTTGCCCAAAGTGTCCCCATCACAAGGCTCCTCCCCTGGGCTGCCCAGGCTGCTCAGCTCCAGGGAGCGCCGATGCTCTTGCCACTTCTCGTTGAGGCTAGGGTCGCTGCTGCGCCGGCTGGTGGGTGGCACATTGCTGTCACAGACTGTGGTGAGGTTGTCAAACGACCGAGTCTTTGGTAGCCTGGGAAGGGAGAACAAGGGGAAGATTAGAATTTCACTAGGGGACAGTGAGAGGCAATCACGACTAACTGGTAACTGTTCCATCACTGAGCCCATTCCAGCTTGCCAGAGGCGGGGACACCTTGGACACTGGGAGGAGCTCCTCTGGAGTTCCCCCGATTGCAGGGATTCTCACCCACCCAACAGCCAATGCCCTTCAGAAACATCCCTGATGGCTTAGTTTTATGATGCAGGTGGGCCAGTGGGAAAGAAGGCAGCAGGGAAATCTAAACAGACCACTTTGATGCCCTCCAAGTAGCAGGGAGAGGTCTGAAGGAACTCGAGACCCACCCTCCCATGGGTGGCCAGGATGAACTATAGACACTGCATCTGTCTTGCAAACCCCAATGGAATCCATTGagcaaatgggaaggggaggagagaaaagagagtggagtagggaaagggaagaggagaggtacagaggtagagagggagagggggagagaggaggagagggagagagaggaggagggagaaagagaaagagggggagagggggagaggggaagagggagagagagagagagagacagagacagagacagagagacagagagacagagagacagagagacagagagacagagagacagagagacagagagagtgctGCAGTGGCCTCAGGATCTGCTACATCATCAATATGCAGTAAGAACTACTGGGTAATTAGCTGGCCATACAACATGATAAGGACCAAAAGTTTTCAGAAACAAAGAACCTAGAAACAATTTTGTTTCAGTTGCCTCCTGGCCAATGTGAAAACCTTCTTAGTATTTCTTCCAGACCCCCAAACAGTCTCCCATATCCTGGATAATCCCAGCCTCTTTCCCTCTACATTCACACTCATATTTACACTCACACGCACTGGCCTGCCAGCCCAGGCTCACCTACTCAGAGGCTGATCTTCAGGACTGGCACCAGGGACTGGGTATGGAGCACAGGTATCATCGGCAGGTGTGGAAGGGGAGGGGCACGGTAGGTACACGGCACTCCACAGCATTAGGTTTCGCACATGGCACACTGGATATAGCACCTGAAGGGGAACAAGGGTAAGCATGTGCTGAGTAGATCTGTCAGCATCCTGATGTTCTGAAGAAAAGTCCCCAAATCAGGGAAATGGAAACTTCTATTGGACTGGAGAGAGTACTAGACTTGGGAGCCACAAGCCTCATACTCTGTTCCTGGTGTGGTCACGTACTGGCAATGTTAACACTGGGAAACCCACTTCCCTTTGAAACTGTtaaccagaaaaaaaacaaacaaaaaaaaaccttgacaCATTTCCTCTAAGATCTCCTTTTCAAGACACATAAGGAATTGAATCAGTAATGATTagagaatacaaattaaaacaactctcaggtaccactttacatctatcagattgactaaaatgacacacgacagaaaaggaaaatgaccacTGTTGTGGATATAGGAAAATTAAGGCACTAATgcagtgctggtggagttgtaaattgatccaaccagtcTGGAGAACAATTGAAACTATATCCATAGGGCTATAAATCTGTGCATACCCTCTGACCCAGTAATATCATGACTAGCTCTATgtccccaaaaagatcaaagaaagatgaaaaaactaaatatacaaaactatttctagcagctctttttgtggtggcaaaaaactggaaattgagaagatgccCAGCAACTGGAtgatggctgaataagttgttgtatatgattataatgtaatCCTATGGggttataagaaatgaagagcaagatgatttcagaaaaacctggaaagagttacatgaactgaaggagagtgaaatgagaaaaaccaggagaaaattgtgcacagtaatagcaatactgtacAGGATTATGAATGACTGAGTTATGCTGATTAAGACAATGGTCCAAGACAATTcgaaaagactcatgatgaaaaatgctctccatttCCAGAAAGAGAATTGATGGATTCTGAAGAGACTGAAGtagtttctttccctctccctctccctctccctctctccctctctctctctctctgtctcattttggttttttggtttttccTCAACATGGTTAAGGTGGaaatatatttcttgccttctgaaTGGGtagtgggaggaggaagggagcccTCACGGCTGCTCACCAAAATCCTACTAAACCTCCCCACCATCATGCTCCCCCACTCTCCACAAGGGCTCTTACAgaccttttcatccctcctcaagtCTTAggggcctccccctccccccattctctCAGCTGAGGTCCAGCAGAATGTCCTATTTTATAGGAAAAATGAAGGTCATTTGCTATGAACTCTCTTCTTCTTCACTTCACCTTCACCCAGATACCATTTCTCCTCCATCCTGTCAACTAAGCCATTTCTAGATCCTTCTTCatcctagtgccttccttctcttcAATCATGCCCCACTTCCCTTGTCTCCACAGCTTCTCTGTATGTCCTTGTTTGGTTGCTGTCTCTTATTAGACCATTAGTGAGCatctcaagggcagggactatcttcgGCCTCTTTTTGTGTCTCTAGCACTTCcaacagtacctggcacacagcaggtgcttaataaatcaatcTTTGTGGACTGCCTAACTATAAACCTTAGTGTACCAGAAAGAGTCATCTAGTCTACCAGAACTGTCCTTTCCCCTTGGCACAAAAGCTGTTCTTCCACCTAACTTCCCCCAATTCAGgtaagtctatttttacaggaTTCCTTCAGTGAATCTTGGAGAAAGGAGGCCACCTTCTCTGGGCCTGCTGCTCTCCACTAGGCTTCAGAAAGCAGGAAGGGAGTGGAAAAGGCAGGAATAGCTGGATCCCGTCTTTGTTTTGATAGCTGGGACCTAGTGATATGCCCAGCTGTCTGGCTCCTCCCATGGCCTCCAAGTAGAAACATCCTCCAAGGATAGGAGCATCATCATATCCCAATCTGCACGTGACAGAGCTCCCTCCCTTTTCTTGGCTTCAGATTATTCCAAAGTGCTGTTCCCTTTCGAAGGAGGTGAAGGTGGCTCAACTCCAAAGGGTCTGCTTAACAAActcttctcagtctctttcttgGTGCTCAAGCACACACagtgtctgtctgtccctctctcacACACAAACACTCTCAAATGCCCATGCACACACACCACAAATCACAgagacacacatgcacacacatatccACATTCTACTACACACACTCCAGACACATGCATGCGCGCACATGCACAGAATCGCTGCCTCCACATACAGCTCAATTTCTGCTTTTCATTTCAGAGATCCAAAGAGATAACTGTACATCTAACAACCTGCAGCTAGCTAAGGGGCTATGAGATCAATGCAGCAATGGGCAAAGCTCCCTCCATGCTAAGCAGGGCCTGAGGTCAGAAGCCCTTGGACAAGATTCTGGCAGAGCCCCAGGTAAAGGAAGGGAAGTAAAGCCACTGTGATGCCAGAGGCCCAGTGGTGGCATTAGCACATCTGGTGCTCTAGGCATGGATGTGCAATGTGGAACAACGGGCTACCCTTCTCCCATTAACACTAGGACAAAAAGGAGCTATTGAATAGAAGCTTCCTAAAGTGTCAGACCCTACAAACACTCACTGAGCTCTCCTGGGGTTCCAAGTGGAGAGGAAGTGGCCCAAGGAAGAGCCCCAGAACCAAACCTCCAAACCAGCCTCAGCCTATTCCCTGAGCACTGCCTGGGAGTCTCTGGGGGAAGGCCAAGACATACGCACAGTTTCTGACTGCGAA
This sequence is a window from Monodelphis domestica isolate mMonDom1 chromosome 3, mMonDom1.pri, whole genome shotgun sequence. Protein-coding genes within it:
- the LOC100030849 gene encoding myotubularin-related protein 3 isoform X7, with product MDEETQHSLECIQANQIFPRKQLIREDENLQVPFLELHGESTEFVGRAEDAIIALSNYRLHIKFTESLVNVPLQLIESVECRDIFQLHLTCKDCKVIRCQFSTFEQCQEWLKRLNNAIRPPSKIEDLFSFAYHAWCMEVYASEKEQHGDLCRPGEHVTARFKNEVERMGFDMNNAWRISNINEKYKLCGSYPQELIVPAWITDKELESVASFRSWKRIPAVVYRHQSNGAVIARCGQPEVSWWGWRNADDEHLVQSVAKACASDSRSSGGKILNGNCSREFSNGGDLSDVEFDSSLSNASGAESLAIQPQKLLILDARSYAAAVANRAKGGGCECPEYYPNCEVVFMGMANIHSIRKSFQSLRLLCTQMPDPGNWLSALESTKWLQHLSVLLKSALLVVHAVDRDQRPVLVHCSDGWDRTPQIVALSKLLLDPYYRTIEGFQVLVEMEWLDFGHKFADRCGHGENSDDLNERCPVFLQWLDCVHQLQRQFPCSFEFNEAFLVKLVQHTYSCLFGTFLCNNAKERGEKHTQERTCSVWSLLRAANKAFKNLLYSSQSETVLYPVCHVRNLMLWSAVYLPCPSPSTPADDTCAPYPVPGASPEDQPLSRLPKTRSFDNLTTVCDSNVPPTSRRSSDPSLNEKWQEHRRSLELSSLGSPGEEPCDGDTLGKQSRALVGAELSVAAGVAEGQMENILQEATKEDSVLEEAPRRSNADVEETKEGALLEKSRREDLEHSLPKKPEMTRGALMTSPGNSTHQLLADLPGQQPEEPGPLPSNPQEAPRRPGLQEGPGEGPGARDTPQAVDVESHPSPLHPEIPYGSSPPPAVPAGARTSTAESCVETVREGEMSTDELPKGPSHRPCLLDSGDDELSQADGEHLADRARAGSRGPRTSHSPMPSSCALPLAEPKEEIVCNGDLELENKAMESPVGLTVPQRYPAPNGHCLDGEHGKAKGPWSRRVAAASSGCAQLPLRSAQAKWLQGQPSRQAAVAGSPEQPTRSHLDDDGMPVYTDAIQQRLRQIETGHQQEVETLKKQVQELRSRLESQCLNSSLRFNGDFGDEVMTRWLPDHLAAHCYGCDSAFWLASRKHHCRNCGNVFCSSCCNQKVPVPRQQLLEPSRVCKSCYSSLQPSSSSLDLELDKPIAAPSN